In Candidatus Lokiarchaeota archaeon, one DNA window encodes the following:
- a CDS encoding ABC transporter permease subunit — protein MGFWKEFRRHKIGFVGIVILLFYVGMAVFAPALATHDPKTNNKVAPTFRAPSWVSVFDPEGVVTDEYMPDQYLYEEPAFTVEGTNTDEFSYDHRAASGANKSKVEMIWEHTPGNMSWPEPLPRNTENGPACNDYVYFTQSLDWPFENLPGDVNMTFDYATELSGDFASQEEGGLMFKVFLYLVDSSDNWWRVYESYPPYNPNLQSRRIDLSYWDVLEGWEGMVEEDGSQEDPNDELKVACVLSPSEKFLSYGGMSPQEDWTGAVNVTVTRLSMQVYGDYFGILGSTDKGADAWSQLVFGSRVSLIVGVMATALSTAVGVIVGLTAGYFGGKVDEALMRVVDFLLVIPSLPLMMVLAAFLGRSVENIIVVIAILGWTGTSRLIRSQVLAEKNKAYVESARAIGASDTYIMFRHILPNVTPILFANITLGVVGAILSESGLAFLGLTDPQLPSWGRMLADAQASGAFANGAWWLVIFPGVTITTLSLAFTFVGHTLDQILNPKLRER, from the coding sequence ATGGGTTTCTGGAAAGAGTTCCGGCGACACAAAATAGGATTCGTCGGCATCGTTATTCTGTTGTTCTATGTTGGTATGGCGGTTTTCGCGCCCGCACTCGCTACACATGATCCGAAGACTAACAACAAGGTAGCACCAACTTTCAGAGCTCCTTCATGGGTATCTGTATTTGACCCTGAAGGTGTAGTAACAGATGAGTATATGCCAGATCAATATCTGTACGAGGAGCCAGCATTTACTGTGGAAGGAACCAATACCGATGAGTTTTCGTATGATCATCGAGCCGCTTCGGGTGCCAATAAATCTAAGGTCGAAATGATATGGGAACATACGCCTGGAAATATGAGTTGGCCTGAGCCTCTACCCCGGAATACAGAAAATGGACCTGCGTGTAACGACTATGTCTATTTCACTCAGAGCTTGGATTGGCCATTTGAGAATCTGCCCGGTGATGTCAACATGACATTTGACTACGCCACTGAACTTTCGGGAGATTTTGCGAGTCAAGAAGAGGGTGGATTGATGTTCAAAGTCTTTCTCTATCTGGTAGATAGTTCTGATAACTGGTGGCGAGTCTACGAATCCTATCCCCCATACAACCCAAATCTCCAGAGCAGGAGAATCGACTTGAGCTACTGGGATGTTCTTGAAGGCTGGGAAGGGATGGTTGAGGAAGACGGCAGCCAAGAGGACCCAAATGATGAATTGAAAGTTGCCTGTGTTCTTTCACCAAGCGAAAAATTCCTGTCATATGGTGGTATGTCACCTCAGGAGGATTGGACTGGTGCTGTTAACGTCACAGTTACGAGGCTTAGTATGCAAGTATATGGTGACTACTTCGGAATCTTGGGATCTACTGACAAGGGTGCAGACGCATGGAGCCAGCTCGTTTTCGGTTCCCGAGTCTCTCTAATTGTTGGTGTTATGGCCACGGCGCTTTCTACTGCTGTTGGTGTGATAGTGGGTCTTACTGCAGGGTATTTCGGTGGGAAAGTTGATGAGGCGTTGATGAGAGTTGTCGACTTCTTGCTGGTGATTCCGAGTCTACCTTTGATGATGGTTCTTGCAGCTTTCCTCGGTAGAAGCGTGGAGAATATCATTGTTGTAATTGCAATACTCGGGTGGACCGGAACATCTCGGCTGATTCGCTCTCAGGTTCTGGCGGAGAAGAACAAAGCATATGTTGAATCCGCCCGTGCTATTGGTGCGTCCGACACGTACATTATGTTCCGCCACATCCTACCGAACGTCACCCCGATTCTCTTTGCGAATATTACACTTGGTGTAGTTGGAGCTATCCTGTCTGAGTCTGGGCTTGCTTTCCTTGGTCTTACCGATCCCCAACTTCCCAGCTGGGGTCGTATGCTTGCAGATGCCCAAGCTTCAGGAGCTTTCGCAAATGGCGCTTGGTGGCTTGTGATATTCCCTGGTGTGACCATTACTACCCTGTCCTTGGCATTCACTTTCGTTGGTCACACACTGGATCAGATACTCAATCCAAAATTGAGAGAACGATAG
- a CDS encoding ATP-binding cassette domain-containing protein, translated as MTLLDVRNLRMYYQTQTGLVKAVDNVSMELDSGESLGLAGESGCGKSSLAYSIMQLLPPAANIVGGNVYFKGTDLLRKSAREMRDIRWKNVAIVFQGAMNALNPVFEIGEQIAEAILMHENVTEEEALDRCAKLFEMVGLDPGRIHNYPHEFSGGMRQRAMIAMALACNPDLVIADEPTTALDVTIQAQILKLMQKLQKDLGLSLILITHDLSVIAETCDKTAIMYAGRIAELADVVSVYKDPIHPYTTGLVGAIPSMVKAERKKLTSIPGIPPDLVNPPTGCRFHPRCPYAQDICTREEPGFDEIEPGRFVHCHFAEQLKGELKLDLE; from the coding sequence ATGACCTTACTTGACGTTCGTAACCTGCGCATGTATTACCAGACTCAAACTGGCTTGGTAAAAGCCGTTGACAATGTTTCGATGGAATTAGATTCTGGCGAGTCCTTGGGACTTGCAGGAGAAAGCGGCTGTGGTAAGAGCAGCCTAGCATATTCCATTATGCAACTTCTTCCGCCAGCAGCCAATATCGTCGGAGGAAATGTATACTTCAAGGGTACTGATTTACTCAGAAAGTCGGCACGAGAAATGAGGGATATCCGTTGGAAGAATGTAGCAATTGTATTCCAAGGAGCCATGAATGCCCTCAATCCAGTGTTCGAGATTGGTGAGCAGATAGCCGAAGCAATTCTAATGCACGAAAACGTGACTGAGGAAGAAGCCCTTGATCGGTGTGCTAAGCTCTTTGAAATGGTTGGCCTTGATCCTGGCAGAATCCATAACTATCCACACGAATTTTCGGGAGGGATGAGGCAGAGAGCGATGATTGCTATGGCGTTAGCGTGTAACCCCGACTTAGTTATCGCTGACGAGCCGACAACTGCTCTCGACGTTACAATCCAAGCCCAAATTCTGAAGCTCATGCAGAAACTGCAAAAGGACCTTGGTCTCTCACTCATCCTTATCACTCACGACCTCAGCGTCATTGCAGAAACTTGTGACAAAACAGCAATCATGTACGCGGGGAGAATAGCGGAGCTAGCAGATGTTGTGTCCGTTTACAAGGATCCTATTCATCCATACACAACCGGCTTGGTTGGAGCCATTCCAAGCATGGTCAAAGCGGAAAGGAAGAAGCTTACTTCAATTCCCGGAATTCCACCAGACCTTGTTAATCCACCAACTGGTTGTAGGTTCCACCCGCGTTGTCCATATGCTCAGGATATATGCACACGAGAAGAACCTGGTTTCGATGAAATAGAACCAGGTAGATTTGTGCATTGTCACTTCGCTGAGCAGCTCAAAGGTGAACTGAAACTGGATCTAGAATAA
- a CDS encoding ATP-binding cassette domain-containing protein: MSIEQVETQLETDEIKKGEPLIQIRNMKKWFPVNTGFLSSLLYKQELYVKAVDGVTFDIKKGEVLVLAGESGCGKTTAGRTILHLDEPTDGEIIYAGQRLSGLDRNEMKELRKRMQITFQDPYESLNPKQNVYGIVKEPLEVHNLPLTPSQKRQRVLDALESVAMTPATDFIDRFPHELSGGQRQRVSVARALILHPDFMVADEPVSMLDVSIRAEILNLLLNLREEMGLTYLFITHDLAVATYIADRIAIMYLGKIMEIGPAHDVAFEPMHPYTKALISAVPTGDPTVKKRVESLKGEPPSPINVPSGCRFHPRCPYAEEICTKEVPEEREMGEDHYVACHFAGDLW; encoded by the coding sequence ATGTCTATTGAACAAGTAGAAACACAATTGGAAACCGACGAAATAAAGAAAGGTGAACCATTGATTCAAATCCGCAATATGAAAAAATGGTTCCCTGTCAACACAGGCTTTCTTTCCTCACTACTCTATAAGCAAGAGCTCTACGTCAAAGCTGTAGATGGTGTCACTTTTGACATCAAAAAAGGAGAAGTCCTTGTTCTTGCAGGAGAGTCCGGCTGTGGAAAAACCACTGCGGGTAGAACGATACTCCATCTTGACGAACCCACTGACGGTGAAATCATCTACGCGGGTCAAAGACTCTCTGGTCTCGATCGGAACGAAATGAAGGAACTACGCAAGAGAATGCAAATTACGTTCCAAGATCCATACGAGAGCCTTAACCCAAAGCAAAATGTGTATGGCATAGTAAAGGAACCACTTGAAGTACATAATTTGCCTCTAACACCTAGTCAAAAGAGGCAGCGAGTACTGGACGCTCTTGAAAGCGTAGCCATGACTCCCGCTACAGACTTCATTGACAGGTTCCCACACGAGCTTTCGGGAGGACAGCGTCAGCGTGTCTCAGTTGCAAGAGCACTTATTCTGCATCCAGATTTCATGGTTGCAGACGAACCAGTATCAATGCTTGACGTGTCTATTCGTGCAGAGATTCTCAATCTGTTACTGAATCTCAGAGAGGAAATGGGCCTGACATACCTGTTTATCACCCACGACCTTGCTGTTGCAACATACATCGCTGATAGGATTGCAATCATGTATCTCGGAAAAATTATGGAGATAGGACCTGCTCATGATGTTGCCTTTGAGCCAATGCATCCATACACCAAGGCGCTCATTTCTGCAGTTCCAACAGGAGATCCAACAGTCAAGAAGCGAGTAGAATCTCTCAAGGGAGAACCACCAAGCCCAATCAATGTTCCCTCGGGATGCAGATTCCATCCAAGATGTCCTTATGCTGAAGAAATCTGCACGAAAGAGGTTCCTGAAGAGAGAGAAATGGGCGAGGACCACTACGTCGCCTGCCACTTTGCAGGAGATCTTTGGTAG
- a CDS encoding GTPase, producing MSEKEKIKVIIMGAAGRDFHNFNSHFRGNTNYEVVAFTAQQIPGIGDRKYPPELSGDLYPDGIEIYPEEKLPELVEKFDVDQCILSYSDLSYDYVGHKIAWVNSLGPDIRFMGPDLTMYESEKPVVAVCAVRTGCGKSQTSRRVNQIFVDMGLTPINIRHPMPYDPDLTMQIAQRYEKLEDMDKYRCTIEEREEYEPMINMGVTLYAGVDYEKIIRQAEDEDPDVITWDGGNNDFPFYKPDLLIVLTDPHRAGHEISYYPGETNLQMADVVIINKVETADYDDVQTVRKNIREVNPEATIIEAASPISVEEPDKIKGKRVIVVEDGPTVTHGNMPYGAGYVAAQRFGAEIVDPRPFAVGSIQDTFEKYTHLENVLPAMGYGEEQMKELQKTIEKADVDAVVVGTPIDLARLIDIGKPNTRVKYDLQEIGKPDLEDILGEFVKEQGIK from the coding sequence ATGAGTGAAAAAGAAAAAATCAAAGTAATCATTATGGGTGCGGCTGGACGCGATTTTCATAATTTCAATAGCCACTTTAGAGGCAACACAAATTATGAAGTAGTCGCTTTCACTGCACAGCAGATTCCTGGAATTGGAGATAGGAAATACCCGCCCGAGCTTTCAGGCGATTTATACCCTGATGGCATTGAGATTTATCCGGAAGAGAAGTTGCCTGAGCTGGTTGAGAAATTCGATGTTGATCAATGTATTCTATCATACAGTGATCTTTCGTACGATTATGTAGGTCACAAGATTGCTTGGGTAAATTCTCTTGGTCCAGATATACGTTTCATGGGCCCAGATCTCACAATGTATGAGAGTGAGAAGCCAGTGGTAGCAGTTTGTGCTGTTAGAACTGGATGTGGCAAGAGTCAGACGTCGCGACGGGTTAATCAGATATTCGTAGATATGGGATTGACTCCTATCAACATCCGTCACCCCATGCCATACGATCCTGATTTGACCATGCAGATTGCCCAGAGATATGAGAAGCTCGAGGACATGGACAAGTATCGGTGTACGATTGAAGAGCGAGAAGAATACGAACCAATGATCAATATGGGCGTCACTCTTTATGCAGGTGTTGACTATGAGAAAATCATTCGGCAGGCAGAGGATGAAGATCCAGATGTCATTACCTGGGATGGTGGCAACAACGACTTTCCGTTCTACAAACCTGACCTGCTCATCGTCCTAACAGACCCACACAGAGCAGGCCATGAAATCTCTTACTACCCAGGAGAAACCAACCTCCAGATGGCTGATGTTGTTATCATTAACAAGGTCGAGACTGCAGACTATGACGATGTTCAGACGGTTAGAAAGAATATCAGAGAAGTGAACCCTGAAGCCACGATAATCGAGGCTGCATCACCAATATCTGTTGAAGAGCCTGACAAAATCAAGGGTAAAAGAGTCATCGTCGTGGAAGACGGCCCCACAGTCACACACGGCAACATGCCTTACGGTGCAGGTTATGTAGCAGCCCAGAGATTCGGAGCAGAGATAGTCGATCCAAGACCATTTGCAGTCGGGAGTATCCAAGATACTTTCGAGAAGTACACTCATCTTGAGAACGTCCTGCCAGCAATGGGTTATGGCGAGGAACAGATGAAGGAACTACAGAAGACTATCGAAAAGGCTGATGTTGACGCTGTTGTCGTAGGTACACCTATCGACCTAGCGAGACTCATTGACATCGGTAAGCCTAACACACGGGTCAAGTATGATCTTCAAGAAATAGGCAAGCCGGACCTCGAAGACATACTCGGGGAATTCGTCAAAGAGCAAGGCATTAAGTAG
- a CDS encoding DUF92 domain-containing protein, with protein sequence MFAYELATHPVVSGLLLMGLIGLLSYKLGFVDVSGLISAFVVGFTVWYTGGPAAFSILLFFFISAGLATKFKYKAKAEKGVAQESKGKRSYRNVLASGIIPMFFSIGMYLSPLFGVNPYWMLGGFVGAVGTTSADTLASEIGVFSKRKPRLITNLRRKVPSGTIGAVSLLGEAVAALSGLAIGIIVALFAFITPGSVPIAGTFELVMIIPLSILTAFIGCNLDSFIGAVVQDKYVCEICGAITDREFHCDYETKHIGGHKQFTNVHVNLGSSGMGATLGIVLGAGLFIWILGGLFFWILASSSN encoded by the coding sequence ATGTTTGCATATGAACTCGCAACACACCCAGTAGTCTCGGGTCTATTACTCATGGGCTTGATTGGTCTACTGAGTTACAAGTTGGGTTTTGTTGACGTATCAGGATTAATCAGTGCTTTCGTTGTTGGATTCACTGTATGGTATACAGGAGGTCCGGCTGCTTTCAGCATACTACTGTTCTTCTTTATCAGCGCTGGCCTGGCAACCAAGTTTAAGTATAAGGCAAAAGCCGAGAAAGGAGTCGCTCAAGAATCGAAAGGGAAACGGTCTTACAGGAATGTCCTAGCAAGCGGTATCATTCCAATGTTCTTCTCAATCGGCATGTACCTTTCACCTCTTTTTGGAGTTAATCCCTATTGGATGCTTGGCGGGTTTGTAGGTGCTGTTGGGACAACTTCAGCCGATACACTCGCGAGCGAAATAGGCGTTTTCAGTAAGCGCAAGCCGAGACTTATTACAAATCTGAGACGTAAGGTTCCCAGTGGAACAATCGGAGCTGTCTCTCTGCTTGGAGAGGCGGTAGCAGCTTTATCCGGTCTAGCCATTGGTATCATAGTTGCTCTTTTTGCCTTCATCACTCCAGGTTCAGTACCGATTGCAGGTACCTTCGAACTGGTTATGATTATCCCACTTTCAATCCTTACTGCCTTCATCGGGTGTAATCTCGATAGCTTCATTGGAGCCGTTGTACAAGACAAGTACGTTTGTGAAATATGCGGCGCAATAACCGACCGGGAGTTCCACTGCGATTATGAGACCAAGCACATCGGAGGGCACAAACAGTTCACCAATGTTCATGTCAACCTCGGCTCATCAGGTATGGGTGCAACACTTGGCATCGTACTCGGCGCTGGACTGTTCATATGGATCCTTGGTGGACTCTTCTTCTGGATTCTGGCTTCTTCGAGTAACTAG
- a CDS encoding ABC transporter permease subunit, protein MGLREYVIRRIIYMLLLIVVIVCFNFFLFRLPTLVLNVSPVDLMINEDLRRNLTQGALEELYMRFGLVPDPDIFDWIYMFWRYLVNMFTGDFGISFVTQKPVIDEIMARLPNTLLLMGTASIVSITLGIWTGVKVAANPGSKKDISAVTSALLLSSLPIFWFGMMLIMVFSYYLPNMTGGLVEFPLKGSIDYNVWVAAKESPFGALMVAADILRHLILPVIALGVGGYGGYFLYMRNNLIDVMTEDYILTAHAKGLNENQVLYKHGLKNAMLPMVTVIAMTFGFLINGATLTETVFNWYGLGSYIYKSLVILDYPVVQAIFMIIAITAILANFIADLLYGVLDPRIKYS, encoded by the coding sequence ATGGGATTGCGTGAATATGTTATTAGACGGATTATTTACATGCTTCTGCTTATAGTTGTCATTGTTTGTTTCAATTTTTTCCTATTCAGACTTCCAACGTTGGTTCTGAATGTAAGCCCCGTGGATCTTATGATAAACGAGGATCTACGGCGCAACCTTACGCAAGGGGCTCTTGAAGAGTTATACATGAGATTCGGCCTTGTTCCTGATCCTGACATTTTTGATTGGATCTATATGTTCTGGCGGTATCTCGTTAACATGTTTACGGGCGACTTCGGCATTTCTTTTGTCACTCAGAAGCCAGTGATTGACGAGATCATGGCGAGACTTCCGAATACCCTACTCTTGATGGGTACAGCATCGATTGTCTCCATCACCCTTGGAATCTGGACAGGCGTCAAGGTGGCTGCAAATCCAGGCTCGAAGAAGGATATTAGCGCAGTAACTTCTGCATTGTTGCTTTCTTCGCTGCCTATCTTCTGGTTTGGAATGATGCTGATTATGGTATTCTCCTATTACTTGCCAAATATGACCGGTGGATTAGTCGAATTTCCGTTGAAGGGATCAATTGACTATAATGTCTGGGTGGCTGCAAAGGAGAGTCCATTTGGGGCCCTAATGGTCGCAGCCGATATCCTTCGCCATCTGATACTACCTGTTATTGCATTAGGAGTTGGCGGCTATGGCGGCTATTTCCTTTACATGCGGAACAACCTGATTGATGTGATGACAGAGGACTACATATTGACTGCTCATGCCAAAGGTTTGAATGAAAACCAAGTTCTGTACAAACATGGGCTCAAAAATGCTATGTTGCCAATGGTTACGGTCATAGCCATGACCTTTGGTTTTCTCATCAATGGAGCCACCTTGACAGAAACTGTGTTCAATTGGTACGGACTGGGTAGTTATATCTACAAGAGCTTGGTTATTCTGGACTATCCTGTTGTACAGGCCATTTTCATGATTATCGCTATCACAGCCATTCTAGCAAATTTCATTGCAGACTTACTCTATGGTGTACTAGATCCCCGAATCAAATACAGTTAA
- a CDS encoding ABC transporter permease subunit, with amino-acid sequence MGLREYVIRRAIYMFLLVVAVVCFNFFLFRLPTLVLNVSPVDLMISDELRRNLTQKALEELYMRFGLVPDPDIFDWIYMFWRYLVNMFTGNFGISFVTQTKVMKEIMARLPNTLLLMGTASIVSIVLGIWTGVRVASDPGSKKDVGAVTVALFIYSLPIFWFGMMLLMIFAYYLPNMTGGLIEFPLKGTIDYAVWVAAKESPFGALMVAADILRHLILPVIALGVGGYGGYFLYMRNNLIDVMTEDYILTARAKGLNENQVLYKHGLKNAMLPMVTIIAMTFGFLINGATLTETVFNWYGLGRYIYSSLIILDYPVVQAIFMIIAITAILANFVADLLYGVLDPRIKYT; translated from the coding sequence ATGGGATTGCGTGAATACGTTATAAGACGGGCCATTTACATGTTCCTGCTTGTAGTTGCCGTTGTTTGTTTCAACTTCTTCCTATTCAGACTTCCAACTTTGGTTCTGAACGTGAGCCCGGTAGACCTCATGATAAGCGACGAGTTACGACGCAACCTTACACAGAAAGCGCTTGAAGAGTTGTATATGCGATTTGGCCTAGTTCCAGATCCGGACATCTTTGACTGGATTTACATGTTCTGGCGATATCTCGTCAATATGTTTACAGGGAATTTCGGCATTTCGTTCGTCACACAGACGAAAGTGATGAAGGAGATTATGGCGAGACTTCCAAATACACTTCTCTTGATGGGTACAGCTTCAATCGTCTCCATTGTATTGGGCATTTGGACAGGAGTAAGAGTCGCTTCTGATCCTGGTTCCAAGAAGGACGTTGGCGCAGTAACTGTGGCGTTGTTCATATACTCGTTACCAATTTTCTGGTTTGGTATGATGCTGCTCATGATATTTGCCTACTATTTGCCCAACATGACGGGTGGACTAATCGAATTTCCGTTGAAAGGAACGATTGACTACGCCGTTTGGGTGGCTGCAAAGGAGAGCCCCTTTGGAGCTCTTATGGTTGCAGCGGATATTTTACGACACCTTATTTTACCTGTTATTGCGTTGGGTGTTGGCGGCTATGGTGGATACTTCCTCTACATGCGGAACAATCTAATCGATGTCATGACAGAGGACTATATCCTGACAGCGCGTGCTAAGGGTCTGAATGAGAATCAAGTTCTATACAAGCATGGCCTCAAGAATGCCATGTTACCGATGGTTACCATCATCGCCATGACATTTGGTTTCCTCATCAATGGAGCTACTTTGACGGAAACGGTGTTCAATTGGTATGGGCTGGGACGGTATATCTACAGCAGCTTAATCATCTTGGACTATCCTGTTGTACAGGCCATTTTCATGATCATCGCTATCACGGCGATTCTGGCCAACTTCGTTGCAGACCTACTCTATGGTGTACTAGACCCGAGAATCAAGTATACGTAG
- a CDS encoding CPBP family intramembrane metalloprotease, whose amino-acid sequence MKRNVLRRILHVVLFIVIMYLLIELPNAAKRFIAEPDIGLMVASLLSLLVYPLMYAAVIIFLRWEGNTSIAELGGDIHEHTVLDLIIGLVAGIAGSGMVVFLALVFDGQLRPIAEITPGLVLGNAIVTVLVSYVEELAYRGYLLTRSSKLVLGKPFGIILSSIVFSLLHYSWWVPLGVVPLHLILLFSFNLFLGGIVLSLMYFLSGRKLWAPIGFHFAWNIIAYVAFPVFPTEPVENPALFQIEWGITTIPAFLVGLAVAWLLLNFKQKKDETGGINPPLD is encoded by the coding sequence TTGAAACGAAATGTACTACGGAGAATTCTACACGTCGTCCTGTTCATTGTTATCATGTACCTTCTTATAGAACTGCCAAATGCCGCTAAACGGTTTATTGCTGAACCCGATATTGGTTTGATGGTTGCATCGCTGCTTTCCTTACTTGTTTATCCCTTGATGTACGCCGCGGTTATTATTTTCTTGCGATGGGAGGGTAATACATCCATAGCTGAGCTGGGTGGCGACATTCATGAGCACACTGTTCTTGATTTGATAATTGGTCTTGTCGCGGGAATTGCAGGCTCAGGTATGGTAGTCTTTCTGGCTCTTGTATTTGATGGTCAATTGAGGCCAATAGCAGAAATCACGCCAGGTCTGGTACTTGGAAATGCTATCGTTACAGTACTGGTTTCCTATGTAGAAGAACTCGCATATCGTGGCTACCTATTGACACGTTCTTCCAAGCTTGTTTTGGGGAAACCATTTGGAATCATCTTGAGTTCAATTGTCTTTTCTCTGCTTCATTACAGCTGGTGGGTTCCACTAGGTGTTGTTCCCTTGCATCTTATCTTGTTGTTTAGCTTCAATCTGTTTCTTGGCGGCATTGTGCTGAGTCTCATGTATTTCCTCTCTGGAAGAAAATTATGGGCTCCTATTGGGTTTCATTTTGCATGGAATATTATTGCCTATGTTGCATTCCCAGTTTTCCCAACGGAGCCGGTCGAAAACCCCGCATTGTTTCAGATCGAATGGGGTATTACCACTATTCCGGCATTTCTAGTCGGTTTAGCTGTCGCGTGGTTATTGTTGAATTTCAAACAGAAAAAAGATGAAACAGGCGGGATAAACCCGCCTCTGGATTGA
- a CDS encoding slipin family protein produces MFFLTLTLIVGVFFLLMFVASGIKVLKEWERVAVLRLGKFRHIRGPGVIWVTPFIDKVAMKVSLRLQTYAFKTERSLTKDNVPVVVDAVMYFRVIDVEKAILSVERYTVAVELAAQTTLRETTGKVTLDELLSERDAIASHLQELIDEKTEHWGVKTSAIEIRDVVIPSQLQDAMSREAQAERERRARKTLAQAELEASKAMEEAAEVYRDSKYGFVLRTWNIMQEISKNANLIIMVPTNIPEVGTAAATSVAMQAGTGGLKVPKDKGTVE; encoded by the coding sequence ATGTTTTTTCTTACGTTAACACTCATAGTCGGAGTATTCTTTCTCTTGATGTTCGTAGCTAGCGGCATCAAAGTGCTCAAGGAGTGGGAACGTGTGGCCGTTCTTCGGCTTGGGAAGTTCAGGCATATTCGGGGTCCAGGTGTTATCTGGGTCACTCCGTTCATTGACAAGGTTGCCATGAAGGTCTCACTTCGTCTGCAGACCTATGCGTTCAAAACTGAACGATCTTTGACCAAGGACAACGTACCCGTCGTAGTTGACGCGGTCATGTATTTCCGGGTCATCGATGTCGAGAAAGCCATTCTCAGCGTCGAGCGGTACACTGTAGCTGTTGAACTCGCAGCACAGACAACACTCAGAGAAACTACTGGTAAAGTCACCCTAGATGAACTGCTATCAGAGAGGGATGCTATCGCATCACACTTACAGGAGTTAATCGATGAGAAAACCGAACACTGGGGTGTCAAAACCTCCGCTATTGAAATCAGGGACGTCGTTATACCCTCACAGCTGCAGGACGCCATGAGCAGAGAAGCTCAGGCCGAGAGAGAACGCCGTGCCAGGAAGACTCTGGCTCAGGCTGAACTCGAAGCGTCCAAGGCCATGGAAGAAGCTGCTGAAGTATACCGCGATTCCAAATATGGCTTTGTCCTCCGCACGTGGAATATCATGCAGGAAATAAGTAAGAACGCTAACCTCATCATCATGGTCCCGACAAACATTCCTGAAGTGGGAACAGCTGCAGCGACATCGGTTGCGATGCAAGCTGGGACGGGTGGGTTGAAGGTGCCAAAGGACAAGGGTACCGTGGAGTAG